Proteins encoded in a region of the Ralstonia pseudosolanacearum genome:
- the dapC gene encoding succinyldiaminopimelate transaminase: protein MPNTVNPRLSSLQPYPFEKLKALVKDVTPSPAHAPISFGIGEPKHPTPALVKDALMASLGGLANYPTTAGSDALRQCIAAWLERRYGLPKVDAATEVLPVNGSREALFAFAQTVIDGSKPGARVLCPNPFYQIYEGSALLAGAQPLFANSNPARNYAPDFDAITPEEWRNVQLVFVCSPGNPTGAVLTLEDWKQLFALSDRYGFVIASDECYSEIYFDEANPPLGALQAAHQLGRGFERLVMFSSLSKRSNVPGMRSGFVAGDAKLIKAYLLYRTYHGSAMNPAVQSASIAAWNDETHVRENRAQYVRKFQSVTPMLAEVLDVALPDAAFYLWANVKRTGLSDTAFARELLAAKNVAVLPGSYLAREAHGVNPGQDYVRIALVAGVDECLDGARRIVEFCQQR from the coding sequence ATGCCCAACACCGTGAATCCGCGCCTGTCCAGCCTCCAGCCGTATCCGTTCGAGAAACTGAAAGCGCTCGTCAAGGACGTGACGCCCAGCCCCGCGCATGCGCCGATCAGCTTCGGCATCGGCGAGCCCAAGCATCCGACACCGGCGCTGGTGAAAGACGCGCTGATGGCCTCGCTGGGCGGACTGGCGAATTATCCCACGACGGCCGGCTCCGACGCGCTGCGCCAGTGCATCGCCGCCTGGCTGGAGCGCCGCTACGGCCTGCCCAAGGTCGACGCCGCCACCGAGGTGCTGCCGGTCAACGGCTCGCGCGAAGCGCTGTTCGCCTTTGCGCAGACCGTGATCGACGGCAGCAAGCCCGGCGCGCGTGTGCTGTGCCCGAACCCGTTCTACCAGATCTACGAAGGCTCGGCCCTGCTGGCCGGTGCGCAGCCGCTGTTCGCCAACAGCAACCCGGCGCGTAACTACGCGCCCGACTTCGACGCCATCACGCCGGAAGAATGGCGCAACGTACAGCTCGTCTTCGTGTGCAGCCCCGGCAACCCGACCGGTGCCGTGCTCACGCTGGAGGACTGGAAGCAGTTGTTCGCGCTGTCCGACCGGTACGGCTTCGTCATCGCGTCGGACGAGTGCTATTCCGAGATCTACTTCGACGAGGCCAACCCGCCGCTGGGTGCGCTGCAGGCCGCGCACCAGCTCGGCCGCGGCTTCGAGCGGCTGGTGATGTTCTCGAGCCTGTCCAAGCGCTCCAACGTGCCGGGCATGCGCTCGGGCTTCGTGGCGGGCGACGCCAAGCTGATCAAGGCCTACCTGCTGTATCGCACGTATCACGGCAGCGCGATGAACCCGGCGGTGCAATCCGCCAGCATCGCGGCCTGGAACGACGAGACCCACGTGCGCGAGAACCGCGCGCAGTACGTCAGGAAGTTCCAGTCGGTCACGCCGATGCTGGCCGAGGTGCTGGACGTGGCCCTGCCCGATGCGGCCTTCTATCTGTGGGCCAACGTCAAGCGCACCGGCCTGTCGGACACCGCGTTCGCGCGCGAGCTGCTGGCCGCCAAGAACGTCGCCGTGCTGCCGGGCAGCTACCTCGCCCGCGAAGCGCACGGCGTCAACCCAGGCCAGGACTACGTCCGCATCGCGCTGGTGGCCGGCGTGGACGAGTGCCTGGACGGCGCGCGCCGCATCGTCGAGTTCTGCCAGCAACGCTGA
- a CDS encoding DMT family transporter — MTSIASPAQAATHDAPQWTSALHILVGASVWGISWYPYRLLAGWGLGSLLASAMTGAAAAIVAAVALRRHFHTFRWSWLIPALGLVAGVTNAGFVWGAVHGTVMRVLLLFYLTPLWTALLARLWLHERLGARGAAQLVVALFGAGLMLGAGNAGMPWPGTAAEWAGLVSGLTFACNNVLARLVGQRQPTMRAELRTVVVFAGSALVGLPAAVWLEGVQAVPVALATSDVWLLVGGMAAVLVAGNTMVQRGLQRLPANRAALLMLFEIVVAAASSAWLTAERLSAQEMAGGACIILAGVLSGLSRRK; from the coding sequence ATGACATCGATTGCATCTCCGGCGCAGGCCGCCACCCACGACGCGCCGCAGTGGACGTCCGCGCTCCACATCCTGGTCGGCGCCTCGGTCTGGGGGATTTCCTGGTACCCGTACCGGCTGCTGGCCGGGTGGGGGCTGGGCAGCCTGCTGGCCTCGGCCATGACGGGCGCGGCGGCGGCCATCGTCGCGGCGGTGGCGCTGCGGCGGCACTTCCATACGTTCCGGTGGTCCTGGCTGATTCCGGCGCTGGGGCTGGTGGCGGGCGTGACCAATGCCGGGTTCGTCTGGGGCGCGGTGCACGGCACGGTCATGCGCGTGCTGCTGCTGTTCTACCTCACCCCGCTGTGGACCGCGCTGCTGGCCCGGCTGTGGCTGCACGAGCGGCTGGGCGCGCGCGGCGCGGCGCAGCTTGTGGTGGCGCTCTTCGGCGCCGGCCTGATGCTGGGCGCCGGCAACGCCGGCATGCCCTGGCCGGGCACGGCCGCCGAGTGGGCCGGCCTGGTCTCGGGGCTGACCTTCGCGTGCAACAACGTGCTGGCGCGGCTGGTCGGGCAGCGCCAGCCGACCATGCGGGCCGAGCTGCGGACCGTGGTGGTCTTCGCCGGCAGCGCCCTGGTTGGCCTGCCGGCGGCGGTCTGGCTGGAGGGCGTACAAGCCGTACCGGTCGCGCTGGCCACGTCCGACGTGTGGCTGCTCGTCGGCGGCATGGCCGCTGTGCTGGTGGCCGGCAACACCATGGTGCAGCGCGGCCTGCAACGCCTGCCGGCCAACCGCGCCGCGCTGCTGATGCTGTTCGAAATCGTGGTGGCCGCGGCATCGTCGGCGTGGCTGACGGCGGAACGCCTGTCGGCGCAGGAGATGGCGGGCGGCGCCTGCATCATCCTGGCGGGTGTCCTGTCGGGGCTGTCGCGGCGCAAGTAG
- a CDS encoding alpha/beta fold hydrolase: MLSRWMSVAVTVVFAAALSALSSVSQAAPAAAATDAAAYGPRLEGFDYPAPVKLYRFTSQGNALEMAYLDIAPRQPNGQVAVLLHGKNFCAATWAGTIAALAGAGYRVIAPDQIGFCKSSKPRAYQYSFQQLASNTHALLASLGIGQAIVIGHSTGGMLATRYALMYPAEVSRLVMINPIGLADWKAKGVPPMTVDQWYTREKQTTADRIRAYEQSTYYAGQWRADYEPWVQMLAGMYRGPGRDLVAWNSALLYDMIYTQPVVYEFGQLRPWTLLLIGQKDTTAIAKDTAPPAVRSQLGNYPELGRAAARAIPHATLVEFPDAGHAPQIQVPVALHNALLEWLASPEPARTRRPD, translated from the coding sequence ATGCTGTCGCGCTGGATGTCCGTCGCCGTCACCGTCGTTTTCGCAGCCGCCCTGTCGGCGCTGTCTTCCGTGTCGCAGGCCGCGCCGGCCGCAGCGGCCACCGACGCGGCCGCCTATGGCCCGCGCCTGGAAGGCTTCGACTATCCGGCGCCGGTCAAACTGTATCGGTTCACGTCGCAGGGCAATGCGCTGGAGATGGCGTACCTGGACATCGCGCCCCGGCAGCCCAACGGCCAGGTGGCGGTGCTGCTGCACGGCAAGAACTTCTGCGCGGCCACCTGGGCGGGCACGATCGCAGCGCTCGCCGGCGCGGGCTACCGCGTGATCGCGCCCGACCAGATCGGCTTCTGCAAATCGAGCAAGCCGCGCGCCTACCAGTATTCGTTCCAGCAGTTGGCCAGCAACACGCACGCGCTGCTGGCGTCGCTGGGCATCGGCCAGGCCATCGTGATCGGCCACTCCACCGGCGGCATGTTGGCGACCCGCTATGCGCTGATGTATCCGGCCGAAGTGTCGCGGCTGGTGATGATCAACCCGATCGGCCTGGCAGACTGGAAAGCCAAGGGCGTGCCGCCGATGACGGTCGACCAGTGGTACACGCGCGAAAAGCAGACCACCGCCGACCGCATCCGCGCCTATGAGCAGTCGACCTATTACGCCGGCCAGTGGCGCGCCGACTACGAGCCCTGGGTGCAGATGCTGGCGGGCATGTACCGCGGCCCCGGTCGCGATCTTGTCGCATGGAACTCCGCGCTGCTGTACGACATGATCTACACCCAGCCGGTGGTCTACGAATTCGGCCAGTTGCGCCCGTGGACGCTGCTGCTGATCGGCCAGAAGGACACCACCGCCATCGCCAAGGACACAGCGCCGCCGGCAGTCCGCTCGCAGTTGGGCAACTACCCGGAACTGGGCCGCGCCGCCGCGCGGGCGATTCCGCACGCCACGCTGGTCGAGTTTCCCGATGCGGGTCATGCGCCACAGATCCAGGTGCCGGTTGCGTTGCACAACGCCTTGCTGGAATGGCTGGCCAGCCCGGAGCCCGCGCGCACCCGGCGCCCCGATTGA